gaatatttaataaaaagaaatcacTTAACTAGTCCAAATATTTTCCATAAAGAAACCACGATTGGAGAGTCATCATATTGGTAACTGCTCAGATAATATATGATGAAAACCacatcaaaaacaaaaattcaaaCAGTAACAGAGAACCAGGTATGTTAGCATCACAAATTATGTCAGGATTGAAGAACCGATGCTGAACTCACCAGATTCTGCCAGTAGTGGTACTCCTCAGTGCATTTATCACGCCTCCACGTATCAAGATCGAATATGTTCATCCCATAAGCCCATGCACAAGCCTTAGGGTTGAACTTCTCCTTGATGAGAGGATGCGAGAAATTCAAGTACTGGGCATACCGGTGAAAGGGCCCAAAGCAGGTTTCAACCGCCCCATTCACCTTCCCATTCATATCAATGTTCCAGAGCCCTGTTAAATCCTTTTGAACCACCACATCATCTTCCAAATACAAGATCTTGTGTAGCTTTGGGTACATCTCGGGCAAATAGAATTGCAGATGGTCCAGCATAGACAAATTATTGGAGTTCTTAGAATTCATGCTAGCACTGGAGGAATTTTCTCCCCCGATCTTAAGAGTTCGAAATTTGGCGAACTCCAACTGCCTCAGGACTGGCACGTACGAGGCATTTAAGAATGGGAAGTCCTCGATCACCTTGATCTCCACACGGGCACCTCCCTGAACAGGCCTCATCTTGAACCAGACCTTCATTGCCGCAACATTCATCCTATCTGTAACGATGTGAAAAACATGCTTCCATGGCTCTTCTGCATTCTTTATCACGGAATTCACCACAACTGAAACTGCTATTACATTATCTGAAGCAATGGCATAATGGTACAGAGTTGGGTCCTCAAACTCAGGATCTGGTTCTTCATCTTTGTACTTTTCAGGGTTTGCAATCCTCTCTCCAACCAGTCGCATCGCGAGGCAATGCAAACTCTTGGGTGTTGACCTGGCGGCAATTGCGCTTGCAAAAGCCCCATTCTTCTTTGCCTTGACACGCAAGTCGTTAACGGCAAAGATAGTGTCCTTCAGCTTCTGTATCTTCAACTGGTTATCATAATTCTCCTTCGACTCCGAAATCATTAATCGCACAATCTTCACTCTATCCTTGACCTCCTTCTCGAACTGCCTCAACACGTCCTCATCCACTGCCCCTTGAGTCTCGAACAATGAAGCCCGATAGTTGGGCTTTGTTGACAGGTCAGAGAAGTTCTTAGCCAAGTCATCGAACTGTTTCAATTGTCTCGAAATATCCAGCTTAAGCTTTCGGGCGTAAGCAGCATAGGCATTTATGAGGGTAATGTGATCATTTGCTTGCTTATATATCAAGTCTAATCGGGTCTTTAAAGGGTCAGAGTTCAATGCCATATATGTGTGATGGACATATGTATTCCCGCTCGAAGGGAGCACCTGCAGAGAAAATCAGATAGATTCACTCTGTATTAGTAACAACAAGAGTAGCAATATATACGTGCTCAAAAAGAAAACTTTCTAGAAGAAACAGTAAAACTAAAGGGCGACAGAGATCTTCCATCCGGAAATAAATAGCTATTGAGATGGATTGTCGATGACAGCTTTGATTGCTTGACTGTATCTCATTTCATAGAAACTTAACAATGACGTTTCTCAGCAATTTTCCAttataaaaagggaaaaaaaaaagctataGAAGGAAAGAACCCATTCTGATCTAAACTAACAGCTATCACCTTAAATCAGGAAGCGGGCTCTAGCTCTACCATATTTAATGAGACGTTGAGCAACAGTGCCCGGTCAGATTCGGATCACTGCCGCGCAGTCAATCTGAAAGCTTTATTAGCATTCCCGTGAAAGAAATGGATGCAGGTAATTGTTGAGGGTAAAACGGATCAGGGGGGGAGGACCGTGGGGCCTTACCGAGTCGTGATGCGAGGTGAAGAGAGCGGAGAGGGTGgcgaggaagaggaggaagaacaCGGCGGAGATGAAAATCCGGTAGGAGAAGAAGCTCCGAAGGCCGCCGGAACCCCCGAAAGCCGATCGGCCTCCGCCTCCACCTCTCAAAGGGACTGCCATTTCAGCTGCGGCGGGGGCGTCGCGGGTCTTTCTTCTCTCAAAGGGAGTGGATCAAAGGGCCAAGGATTTGGTGCAGCAGCAGAGCTGAGCTCTGTGAGACATGTGGGGAGTGTGAGTGTGATGGGTACGATTGAGATCTGGAGAGAgatttgctctctctctctctcactttcGGTTtacagaacagaacagaacgGAGCTGATGGgaagagaagaaggaagagagagacagaCGACGGCAAAAATGATCGAatcggaagaagaagaagaggaggaagaacaGAAAAATTATTGGCCCGGTTTCGGTTCCGCACCGCGTCGGTGATGtgttatttcccttttctaatttaattaattattaattatctatctatctatttatttatttatttattttatttaatctaATCTATTTTATTGGGAAGTGGGAGCGCTGACATCAGTGAGTGTCGTGACTCGGCAGCAACTGAAGAAATTCAATTAATCATTGTTTCCAACCCTAAACTTTTGCATCTAAATCACATTTGCCCAAATTACCTAGTGCAAATAAAATAACTGATTGACTGATAAGCAAACTCCCAAATGCAGAGCGGCTCCTGCACAAAGAAGAAGTAAGAACTAGTGCAGTGAAATAAGAAAAGAGGGTCGGTATAAGGCGACTGCTATGCTCACTCCTAAAATCTCAAGAATCCATGTTCCAACACCGACGGGGACGGATGCTGGATTTTGTTAAAGGGAGGGCCAGCCCTTAGGAAATGacaaaaggaaaggaaaaaaaagtaacttTATCGAGTTATGGGTGGATATAAGCAATTCTACTAAAagtgaaagaaaaatttatgattttctaTATAATGTTGAAATCTTAAAAGGAAGCGACTACTTCCCTAACCCTCCTCGGTCCATTCACGAACAATCAGCATTTCTTGTGCATCTTTGTTTTTCGTTGTCCTATGTCCTAGTAGGGTTATCCATGAAAATGTACAGAGCCCGTCCATGTTTCATgataaaaagacaaaaaaataaaataattacgGGCTTGATAAATGATAGATCGTTAAAGAGTTGACAATCTTACCAAGCCCGTGGGATTGGTATTCGGCCTAGCCCAATAATTCAATCCTCACTAAAGCGGCCCGGTAATATTCACTTTTCCACTCTTCGCGTGTTTAATGTCTCCCATTCTTTGTTTCTCGGAAAGAAGATTTTTCACCAAACCGTAGCTATTTGTTTCGAGCAAATCTCACAACATCTGTTCTGTTGAGGAAAATGATGTGCCGAGAGAATCGACCACATCGCTGATCAAATTATATACGCGATTTCACTGCCGTTGTTATGatgcacatttttttttttttaaagagcCATTTgtaatcttcttttttttttaaggtcCCCCTCTTTGCTTATTATCATGGAAGTGTTTTAAAAGGACAAACGAATTATATATGCAACTTCAAAGCTTGCTGATTCAAATGTCAAATTTTTCAAGGACTGTGTGGAATGAAATTCAACTAATATTTGAagtaatatacatatacatgcaCACACATTGTGCAggatttcctttttctttatatatataattaattaatcagtattaataaaataatgttGCCCATGGGCCTTGCAGACGTAATACGGTACTTTATGAGCAATAGCAAATCGCCAAACAGAAGCTTATCTCCACCACATTTTATGTGTCTCTCTTccttttcgtttttcttttgttgtgaGAAACTTTAATGGTGAatattgatttattattattaataattggCGGGTAGCATTTTCAAggttcatttttaaaaataaaaaataaaaaaatattttattttcattaaatggGCAGCTCAAGTAATAATCTGTACAATTGCATGACCATGAAATGTATACCCACCCACCCCCACCACTCTGGCACTCTCAGCATTTTAGAgctctaataaaaaaaatgtcatcAGATCTCCACTCATTCCCCTCTCTGGCCCCGGCCTCGGCCCCCTCTCTGGTTCTATCTCAcctgatgatgatgaatagCATAGCATATATTAATTGTACACTCCTTTTTGTGCATTAATGCACATAATATTCACTTCTTGTTCAACATATGTATCTCTTTTGTCTTTCTAATTTGCATAACAAACTGTCGGTTTCGGTCAACTGTAAATGATTCTGCTAAAATCCGAATCTCAATTGACATATATAGAATCTTTTTCTTTGAGATGATTTTGAAGTTTATAAAACTAAACCTTTGGTGTCACGTTCCTGAAtccagatatatatatatatatatatatatatatttagtacCATAACTTCTTAATTAGGAGATTTTTGGAACCGGTTTTCGATAAAATGATGCGCATGCAGAAGATCGATGTTATATCGACTGTTGTGCACGGTTTATCACATCCACTGGCCTCAGAAAGTACAATTAGAGAAATCGGTCCGATCCATTTCATTTCGATCTCGGACATTACATGAAGAAGGCTCATAGTTGGGAAAGTCATGATTTAGAAAATTCCAactaaaaagaggaaaaaaggactgcttccttgagctgcTTACTTATTATTAGTTAGCCGAGCAAGTCCATGGAGCTCGTGAGGGACTGGTTCGAGGACTCGGCCCTCAGATGGGCCGTGTTGCAGGAAACCTCGTCGAGATCCCTTAGGGAGGAGTATGTGTTATCCAGCTGCATATCAGTGAAGAGCTGGCGGAGCTCGGAGGCCTCCCGCTTAAGCTGGGCATTCTCCTCGAGAACCTTGTCATGGACCTCCGACACGTGGTTGAGCTTATCGATAAGCTGGTAGTTCTCGTTCCGTAGCCACACCACCTGGGACCACAGCTCGTCCAGGTGCCTCTGCTTCCTCATGCGGGACCTGCGCGCCGACTCCCGGTTCGAGATCATCCTCCTCTGCTTCCGCTCGTTGATCACGTTCAGCTGCTGGTCCTCGGCCTCATCAGAGGTTGAGTTGGGCTCTTGGGAGAAGAGGCCCGAAGGAGGGGCTTGGAACGAGCCGGCAGTGTAAACAAGCGACCGGTTATTGCTGAAATGGGCTAATGCCGACACCTGATCATGCGAAGCATTGGTAAGGTGATGAGGAGGGAAGAGaactgatgatgatgagcttGAAGGCAAGAGATAGTTCAGCCCCGAAACTTCACTCAGCTCCATGGTTTCTATTTTAAGGAAGAGTTGTACTGAAGACCAGTTGTATGTCTGCAGGAGAGGAATTTTTTTGTGGGGATTAAGGTTTTGATTTAGGATAGAAGTGTGGGGGAGGCTGCAATTTGGAGGAGATTGGGAGTGTTTTATAGGCTGAAGGCAGGCTGAAGTTTGGGGGGGCCCACATCAGGTGAGTCTCACAAAGCTATGGCCACTAGAATATTATGGAGATTATGTGCATTCCATATGCATCTTATATACACACATGCATGTCTATGCCATCCGGTAGATCCATTAATTTTGTAGTCGCTCTCACTACTGAAATGCGGACGCGTCTCTGTGGCAAC
The sequence above is drawn from the Punica granatum isolate Tunisia-2019 chromosome 5, ASM765513v2, whole genome shotgun sequence genome and encodes:
- the LOC116208545 gene encoding probable galacturonosyltransferase 9, whose protein sequence is MAVPLRGGGGGRSAFGGSGGLRSFFSYRIFISAVFFLLFLATLSALFTSHHDSVLPSSGNTYVHHTYMALNSDPLKTRLDLIYKQANDHITLINAYAAYARKLKLDISRQLKQFDDLAKNFSDLSTKPNYRASLFETQGAVDEDVLRQFEKEVKDRVKIVRLMISESKENYDNQLKIQKLKDTIFAVNDLRVKAKKNGAFASAIAARSTPKSLHCLAMRLVGERIANPEKYKDEEPDPEFEDPTLYHYAIASDNVIAVSVVVNSVIKNAEEPWKHVFHIVTDRMNVAAMKVWFKMRPVQGGARVEIKVIEDFPFLNASYVPVLRQLEFAKFRTLKIGGENSSSASMNSKNSNNLSMLDHLQFYLPEMYPKLHKILYLEDDVVVQKDLTGLWNIDMNGKVNGAVETCFGPFHRYAQYLNFSHPLIKEKFNPKACAWAYGMNIFDLDTWRRDKCTEEYHYWQNLNEDWTLWSSGTLPPGLMTFYSTTKSLDKSWHVLGLGYNPGISMDEINNAAVIHYNGNMKPWLDIALNQYKSLWTKYVDNDMEFVQMCNFGL
- the LOC116206926 gene encoding basic leucine zipper 43 — its product is MELSEVSGLNYLLPSSSSSSVLFPPHHLTNASHDQVSALAHFSNNRSLVYTAGSFQAPPSGLFSQEPNSTSDEAEDQQLNVINERKQRRMISNRESARRSRMRKQRHLDELWSQVVWLRNENYQLIDKLNHVSEVHDKVLEENAQLKREASELRQLFTDMQLDNTYSSLRDLDEVSCNTAHLRAESSNQSLTSSMDLLG